One window from the genome of Anguilla rostrata isolate EN2019 chromosome 5, ASM1855537v3, whole genome shotgun sequence encodes:
- the cmtr2 gene encoding cap-specific mRNA (nucleoside-2'-O-)-methyltransferase 2 isoform X1 codes for MFVLILYVITVYSAGKMSRRRGVRKKIFTENRADPIFFSTDIESEIQELFNKTTTYSKPASGEWVIPDPNQALRYDPQQHPRLQALKESLNAVKDQLSDKNLEVWHQHTSFTNRAGKIIAHVRAAANAEICTQAWCKFYEILGTFGLVPYGALQSGELNSVHLCEAPGAFIASLNHHLKSNSVHCDWTWAANTLNPYHEANDNGAMIADDRLIANTLPWWFFGSDDTGDLMTQEYLLELQGFTRNMRTVDLVTADGSFDCQANPDEQESLVAPLHYCEAVAALLLLSPGGSFVLKAFTLYEHSSVCLLYLLNCCFRAVHVFKPATSKAGNSEVYVVCLDYCGKDDVKPLLSKMIRNFGPDIAGRGALFPNSLIPESFLRQHEQICAYFHARQVRTITENLRLFQAMSNSERRRLNLLRDHAVQVYMERFRVQHLPRSKWLSKNLVPACSANGKLFNSRKQAGTFNERKKLQTLDWMEKVGRGSCRASVEEHVAEAAGKDCLLAGPTDDCNMDAWHVLVGTAIPKVRSSPFCDLDLLNHLNEALEQSGVTKDDGPRVPSCGSCRVLTPESILSEAVGLQRGRLLHGASGQKLHCLVVGSPRLAGCLPQTDELHLECSEGPAPPDAGRGTLHDGSPQYQRELLACVLRSLRRLRTGGTLVLPLVSAFTRFTAGLVFALHQCFRSVTFRCPAPADALGAVAVLLCADYCRAPGDWVLRFLGEMHSQMPDSPQPANPRQVLQFVPMDVLLKGPLPEFLWTMNTTIARYRLHLLVQAKQHSIMATA; via the exons ATGTTTGTTTTGATACTGTACGTTATC aCAGTCTACTCTGCGGGGAAGATGAGCCGAAGACGTGGTGTAAGGAAAAAAATCTTCACCGAAAACAGAGCTGACCCGATCTTCTTCAGCACAGACATCGAAAGCGAAATTCAGGAGCTTTTCAACAAAACTACCACCTATTCAAAACCTGCGTCGGGGGAATGGGTCATCCCAGACCCCAATCAGGCTCTGAGGTACGACCCCCAGCAGCACCCCCGTCTGCAGGCTCTGAAAGAGTCCCTGAACGCGGTGAAGGACCAGCTCAGCGACAAGAACCTGGAGGTCTGGCACCAGCACACGTCCTTCACCAACAGGGCCGGGAAGATCATCGCGCACGTGCGCGCAGCCGCCAACGCCGAGATCTGCACCCAGGCCTGGTGCAAGTTCTATGAGATCCTGGGCACCTTCGGCCTGGTCCCGTACGGGGCCCTGCAGAGCGGGGAGCTCAACTCTGTCCACCTGTGCGAGGCCCCTGGGGCCTTCATCGCCAGCCTGAACCACCACCTCAAGTCCAACTCCGTGCACTGCGACTGGACGTGGGCGGCCAACACCCTCAACCCCTACCACGAGGCCAACGACAACGGCGCCATGATCGCGGACGACCGCCTCATCGCCAACACCCTGCCCTGGTGGTTCTTCGGCTCCGACGACACCGGCGACCTCATGACGCAGGAGtacctgctggagctgcagggCTTCACGCGCAACATGCGCACGGTGGACCTGGTGACGGCGGACGGCAGCTTCGACTGCCAGGCCAACCCGGACGAGCAGGAGAGCCTGGTGGCGCCGCTGCACTACTGCGAGGCGGTGGCCGCCCTCCTGCTGCTGAGCCCCGGGGGCTCCTTCGTGCTGAAGGCGTTCACCCTGTACGAGCACTCCTCCGTCTGCCTGCTCTACCTGCTCAACTGCTGCTTCCGCGCCGTCCACGTGTTCAAGCCGGCCACCAGCAAGGCGGGGAACTCCGAGGTCTACGTCGTCTGCCTGGACTACTGCGGCAAGGACGACGTCAAGCCCCTTCTCTCCAAAATGATCCGGAATTTCGGCCCGGACATCGCCGGCCGGGGGGCCCTCTTCCCCAACAGCCTCATTCCGGAGTCTTTCCTGAGGCAGCACGAGCAGATCTGCGCCTACTTCCACGCGCGCCAGGTGCGGACCATCACGGAGAACCTGCGGCTATTCCAGGCCATGAGCAATTCGGAGAGGCGGAGGCTGAATCTGCTGAGGGACCACGCCGTGCAGGTGTACATGGAGCGCTTCCGGGTGCAGCACCTCCCCCGGAGCAAGTGGCTGTCCAAAAATTTGGTCCCGGCCTGCAGCGCGAACGGCAAGCTGTTCAACAGCAGGAAGCAGGCCGGGACCTTCAACGAGAGGAAAAAGCTCCAGACTCTGGACTGGATGGAGAAGGTGGGCCGGGGCTCCTGCAGAGCTTCAGTCGAGGAGCACGtcgcagaggctgctgggaaggaTTGCCTGTTGGCGGGGCCGACGGACGACTGCAACATGGACGCTTGGCACGTCTTAGTGGGCACCGCCATACCCAAGGTCAGAAGTTCACCCTTCTGTGACTTGGACCTGCTGAACCACTTGAACGAAGCCCTGGAACAGAGCGGGGTGACCAAGGACGACGGACCGCGCGTCCCCTCCTGCGGCTCCTGCCGCGTCTTAACTCCCGAGTCCATCCTGTCGGAAGCGGTCGGCCTCCAGCGCGGCCGGCTTCTCCACGGCGCGAGCGGCCAGAAGCTCCACTGCCTGGTGGTCGGGAGTCCGCGCCTGGCAGGTTGCCTGCCCCAAACCGACGAGCTGCACTTGGAGTGCTCTGAgggacccgccccccccgacgCAGGCCGCGGGACCTTGCATGACGGGTCGCCCCAGTACCAGCGGGAGCTCCTGGCCTGCGTCCTGCGCTCGCTTCGCCGCCTCCGGACGGGGGGCACCCTCGTCCTCCCCCTCGTCTCCGCCTTCACCCGCTTCACGGCCGGCCTGGTCTTCGCCCTGCACCAGTGCTTCCGCTCCGTCACCTTCAggtgccccgcccccgccgacGCCCTGGGCGCCGTCGCCGTCCTCCTGTGCGCCGACTACTGCCGCGCCCCCGGCGACTGGGTCCTGCGGTTCCTGGGGGAGATGCACAGCCAGATGCCGGACTCCCCCCAGCCTGCCAACCCGCGCCAGGTCCTGCAGTTCGTTCCCATGGATGTCCTCCTCAAGGGGCCACTGCCAGAGTTCCTTTGGACCATGAACACGACCATCGCCCGGTACAGGCTGCACCTGCTGGTTCAGGCTAAGCAGCACTCCATCATGGCAACCGCTTGA
- the cmtr2 gene encoding cap-specific mRNA (nucleoside-2'-O-)-methyltransferase 2 isoform X2 → MSRRRGVRKKIFTENRADPIFFSTDIESEIQELFNKTTTYSKPASGEWVIPDPNQALRYDPQQHPRLQALKESLNAVKDQLSDKNLEVWHQHTSFTNRAGKIIAHVRAAANAEICTQAWCKFYEILGTFGLVPYGALQSGELNSVHLCEAPGAFIASLNHHLKSNSVHCDWTWAANTLNPYHEANDNGAMIADDRLIANTLPWWFFGSDDTGDLMTQEYLLELQGFTRNMRTVDLVTADGSFDCQANPDEQESLVAPLHYCEAVAALLLLSPGGSFVLKAFTLYEHSSVCLLYLLNCCFRAVHVFKPATSKAGNSEVYVVCLDYCGKDDVKPLLSKMIRNFGPDIAGRGALFPNSLIPESFLRQHEQICAYFHARQVRTITENLRLFQAMSNSERRRLNLLRDHAVQVYMERFRVQHLPRSKWLSKNLVPACSANGKLFNSRKQAGTFNERKKLQTLDWMEKVGRGSCRASVEEHVAEAAGKDCLLAGPTDDCNMDAWHVLVGTAIPKVRSSPFCDLDLLNHLNEALEQSGVTKDDGPRVPSCGSCRVLTPESILSEAVGLQRGRLLHGASGQKLHCLVVGSPRLAGCLPQTDELHLECSEGPAPPDAGRGTLHDGSPQYQRELLACVLRSLRRLRTGGTLVLPLVSAFTRFTAGLVFALHQCFRSVTFRCPAPADALGAVAVLLCADYCRAPGDWVLRFLGEMHSQMPDSPQPANPRQVLQFVPMDVLLKGPLPEFLWTMNTTIARYRLHLLVQAKQHSIMATA, encoded by the coding sequence ATGAGCCGAAGACGTGGTGTAAGGAAAAAAATCTTCACCGAAAACAGAGCTGACCCGATCTTCTTCAGCACAGACATCGAAAGCGAAATTCAGGAGCTTTTCAACAAAACTACCACCTATTCAAAACCTGCGTCGGGGGAATGGGTCATCCCAGACCCCAATCAGGCTCTGAGGTACGACCCCCAGCAGCACCCCCGTCTGCAGGCTCTGAAAGAGTCCCTGAACGCGGTGAAGGACCAGCTCAGCGACAAGAACCTGGAGGTCTGGCACCAGCACACGTCCTTCACCAACAGGGCCGGGAAGATCATCGCGCACGTGCGCGCAGCCGCCAACGCCGAGATCTGCACCCAGGCCTGGTGCAAGTTCTATGAGATCCTGGGCACCTTCGGCCTGGTCCCGTACGGGGCCCTGCAGAGCGGGGAGCTCAACTCTGTCCACCTGTGCGAGGCCCCTGGGGCCTTCATCGCCAGCCTGAACCACCACCTCAAGTCCAACTCCGTGCACTGCGACTGGACGTGGGCGGCCAACACCCTCAACCCCTACCACGAGGCCAACGACAACGGCGCCATGATCGCGGACGACCGCCTCATCGCCAACACCCTGCCCTGGTGGTTCTTCGGCTCCGACGACACCGGCGACCTCATGACGCAGGAGtacctgctggagctgcagggCTTCACGCGCAACATGCGCACGGTGGACCTGGTGACGGCGGACGGCAGCTTCGACTGCCAGGCCAACCCGGACGAGCAGGAGAGCCTGGTGGCGCCGCTGCACTACTGCGAGGCGGTGGCCGCCCTCCTGCTGCTGAGCCCCGGGGGCTCCTTCGTGCTGAAGGCGTTCACCCTGTACGAGCACTCCTCCGTCTGCCTGCTCTACCTGCTCAACTGCTGCTTCCGCGCCGTCCACGTGTTCAAGCCGGCCACCAGCAAGGCGGGGAACTCCGAGGTCTACGTCGTCTGCCTGGACTACTGCGGCAAGGACGACGTCAAGCCCCTTCTCTCCAAAATGATCCGGAATTTCGGCCCGGACATCGCCGGCCGGGGGGCCCTCTTCCCCAACAGCCTCATTCCGGAGTCTTTCCTGAGGCAGCACGAGCAGATCTGCGCCTACTTCCACGCGCGCCAGGTGCGGACCATCACGGAGAACCTGCGGCTATTCCAGGCCATGAGCAATTCGGAGAGGCGGAGGCTGAATCTGCTGAGGGACCACGCCGTGCAGGTGTACATGGAGCGCTTCCGGGTGCAGCACCTCCCCCGGAGCAAGTGGCTGTCCAAAAATTTGGTCCCGGCCTGCAGCGCGAACGGCAAGCTGTTCAACAGCAGGAAGCAGGCCGGGACCTTCAACGAGAGGAAAAAGCTCCAGACTCTGGACTGGATGGAGAAGGTGGGCCGGGGCTCCTGCAGAGCTTCAGTCGAGGAGCACGtcgcagaggctgctgggaaggaTTGCCTGTTGGCGGGGCCGACGGACGACTGCAACATGGACGCTTGGCACGTCTTAGTGGGCACCGCCATACCCAAGGTCAGAAGTTCACCCTTCTGTGACTTGGACCTGCTGAACCACTTGAACGAAGCCCTGGAACAGAGCGGGGTGACCAAGGACGACGGACCGCGCGTCCCCTCCTGCGGCTCCTGCCGCGTCTTAACTCCCGAGTCCATCCTGTCGGAAGCGGTCGGCCTCCAGCGCGGCCGGCTTCTCCACGGCGCGAGCGGCCAGAAGCTCCACTGCCTGGTGGTCGGGAGTCCGCGCCTGGCAGGTTGCCTGCCCCAAACCGACGAGCTGCACTTGGAGTGCTCTGAgggacccgccccccccgacgCAGGCCGCGGGACCTTGCATGACGGGTCGCCCCAGTACCAGCGGGAGCTCCTGGCCTGCGTCCTGCGCTCGCTTCGCCGCCTCCGGACGGGGGGCACCCTCGTCCTCCCCCTCGTCTCCGCCTTCACCCGCTTCACGGCCGGCCTGGTCTTCGCCCTGCACCAGTGCTTCCGCTCCGTCACCTTCAggtgccccgcccccgccgacGCCCTGGGCGCCGTCGCCGTCCTCCTGTGCGCCGACTACTGCCGCGCCCCCGGCGACTGGGTCCTGCGGTTCCTGGGGGAGATGCACAGCCAGATGCCGGACTCCCCCCAGCCTGCCAACCCGCGCCAGGTCCTGCAGTTCGTTCCCATGGATGTCCTCCTCAAGGGGCCACTGCCAGAGTTCCTTTGGACCATGAACACGACCATCGCCCGGTACAGGCTGCACCTGCTGGTTCAGGCTAAGCAGCACTCCATCATGGCAACCGCTTGA